From Aquificota bacterium, one genomic window encodes:
- the nadA gene encoding quinolinate synthase NadA yields the protein MLQVELVKDQELSGEDIKALQEEIRRLAKEKNVVILAHYYQRPEVQDIADFIGDSLELSRRASQTDADIIVFCGVRFMCETAKIVNPTKKVLHPNPESGCPMADMIRAEDVLRLKEKHPDGEVVAYVNTNAEVKAVSDVCVTSANAIKVVQKLESKKIIFIPDQALGNWVKKHVPDKEFVIWQGFCPPHFEFTAREVLKLKEQYPDAKVAVHPECHPKVIEIADFVGSTSQIINYATTCEAKRVIVITEVGLKYTLMKKNPNKEYIFPESMNYCGTVYCCTMKGITLPKVYQTLKEEINEVILPEDIIERAKRPILRMLELS from the coding sequence ATGCTACAGGTGGAGCTTGTAAAAGATCAAGAGTTAAGCGGTGAGGATATAAAGGCTCTTCAAGAGGAGATAAGGAGGCTTGCAAAGGAAAAGAATGTGGTCATATTGGCCCATTATTATCAAAGGCCAGAGGTTCAAGATATAGCGGATTTTATAGGAGATTCTTTGGAGCTTTCCAGAAGGGCTTCGCAGACCGATGCGGACATCATAGTCTTTTGCGGTGTGCGGTTTATGTGTGAGACGGCCAAGATAGTAAACCCCACCAAAAAGGTGCTACATCCTAACCCTGAATCTGGCTGTCCTATGGCAGATATGATAAGGGCTGAGGATGTTTTAAGGTTAAAGGAAAAACATCCCGATGGTGAAGTGGTGGCCTATGTAAATACCAATGCAGAGGTGAAGGCTGTCTCTGACGTTTGCGTAACCTCCGCCAACGCTATAAAGGTAGTCCAAAAGCTGGAGAGCAAAAAGATCATCTTTATACCAGACCAAGCCCTTGGCAACTGGGTAAAGAAACATGTGCCAGATAAGGAGTTTGTGATCTGGCAGGGCTTTTGCCCCCCTCACTTTGAGTTTACCGCAAGGGAGGTTCTAAAGCTAAAAGAACAATACCCCGATGCCAAGGTGGCCGTGCATCCCGAATGCCACCCCAAGGTGATAGAGATTGCAGACTTTGTAGGCTCTACCTCCCAGATAATAAACTATGCTACCACTTGTGAGGCAAAAAGGGTAATAGTGATAACAGAGGTGGGCCTAAAATACACACTTATGAAGAAAAACCCCAACAAGGAATACATCTTCCCAGAGTCTATGAACTACTGTGGAACGGTCTATTGTTGCACCATGAAGGGTATAACATTGCCTAAGGTCTACCAAACCTTAAAGGAAGAGATAAACGAGGTAATATTGCCAGAGGATATAATAGAGAGGGCAAAAAGGCCCATACTTAGAATGCTGGAGCTGTCATGA
- a CDS encoding DUF190 domain-containing protein, with protein MPVAYLLARVYLREDDKLEGKLAYRRVLELLKEWGVEGATVLKSVMGYGTTKSFHYEGLEVLSYGLPVVVEFIDEEPKVMTAVERLISKFGNLFITLEEVRLCPYS; from the coding sequence ATTCCTGTGGCTTATCTTTTAGCACGTGTATACCTCAGAGAAGATGATAAGCTGGAGGGAAAGCTTGCCTACAGGAGGGTCTTGGAGCTATTAAAGGAGTGGGGCGTAGAGGGCGCTACCGTACTTAAGTCCGTTATGGGTTATGGAACCACAAAGAGCTTTCATTATGAGGGGTTGGAGGTTTTGTCTTATGGTTTGCCTGTAGTGGTTGAGTTTATAGATGAGGAACCAAAGGTGATGACGGCTGTGGAGAGGCTTATTTCAAAGTTTGGGAACCTTTTTATCACCCTTGAGGAGGTGCGGCTTTGTCCCTATTCTTAG
- the crcB gene encoding fluoride efflux transporter CrcB, which produces MSLFLAIALGGAIGSVLRFLVSKLVQTKVGVEFPVGTLFVNLTSAFIIGFAFSFLVERLDISPTFRAFFITGILGGYSTYSTLFYEAYYLMINGEWIKLGFYLFLSNLLGLVFVAIGYGLGKLL; this is translated from the coding sequence TTGTCCCTATTCTTAGCCATAGCCTTGGGCGGAGCTATTGGTTCTGTGCTTAGATTTTTGGTATCCAAACTTGTACAAACGAAGGTTGGTGTGGAGTTTCCTGTAGGCACTCTTTTTGTAAACCTCACCTCTGCATTCATCATAGGCTTTGCCTTTTCTTTCCTTGTGGAAAGGCTGGATATTTCTCCTACCTTTAGAGCCTTTTTTATAACTGGTATTCTTGGCGGATATTCTACCTATTCCACCCTCTTTTATGAAGCCTACTACCTTATGATAAACGGTGAGTGGATAAAGCTTGGCTTTTATCTCTTTCTTAGCAATCTTTTGGGCTTGGTTTTTGTTGCCATAGGCTATGGTCTTGGTAAACTTTTATAA
- a CDS encoding DUF190 domain-containing protein gives MKCEEAVLVRVFFGEDDKYGGKPLYRYMVEFCRERGVAGATVFRGILGYGKSSVIHKAGLLALSSDLPMVVEIVDCEEKIQEILPELSKMVKDGIITLEKVKVVKA, from the coding sequence ATGAAGTGTGAAGAGGCGGTGCTTGTAAGGGTCTTTTTTGGAGAGGATGACAAGTATGGGGGCAAGCCACTATATAGGTATATGGTGGAGTTCTGCAGAGAAAGAGGTGTGGCAGGTGCCACTGTCTTTAGAGGTATCCTTGGCTATGGCAAGTCTTCCGTTATACACAAGGCTGGCCTGCTGGCTCTGTCTTCCGACCTTCCCATGGTGGTAGAGATAGTGGACTGTGAGGAAAAGATACAAGAGATACTTCCAGAGCTTTCAAAGATGGTAAAGGATGGCATAATAACCCTTGAAAAGGTAAAAGTGGTCAAGGCTTAA
- the surE gene encoding 5'/3'-nucleotidase SurE, with protein MPTFLLTNDDGYFSEGIRALREELKKLGRVITVAPDRNLSGVGHSLTFTQPLRIRRVDEDFWTVIGGTPADCVHFGYYLFLDGKRPDLVCSGINEGPNLGEDITYSGTVSGAMEGRILGIPSIAFSAFGREDINFSEVAKIAKEVVVKVLEKGMPEDVYLNVNIPNLPKEEIKGFMVTRQGRRAYKEKVLKLLDPSGRPLYWITAEEFGWHLEEGTDYWAVYHGYVSITPLQLDLTNYKYLESLKEVFKP; from the coding sequence ATGCCTACCTTTTTGCTTACCAACGATGATGGCTATTTTTCCGAAGGTATAAGGGCCTTAAGGGAAGAGCTAAAAAAGCTTGGAAGGGTTATAACGGTGGCTCCAGACAGAAACCTTAGCGGTGTGGGCCACTCCTTAACCTTTACACAACCTCTTAGGATAAGAAGGGTGGATGAGGACTTTTGGACTGTTATAGGTGGAACGCCTGCGGACTGCGTGCATTTTGGATATTACCTTTTCCTTGATGGTAAAAGGCCAGATCTTGTTTGTTCTGGCATAAACGAAGGGCCAAACCTTGGAGAGGACATTACTTACTCTGGCACCGTATCTGGAGCTATGGAGGGTAGGATATTGGGCATTCCTTCCATTGCCTTTTCCGCCTTTGGAAGGGAGGATATAAACTTTTCTGAGGTGGCAAAGATTGCAAAAGAGGTGGTTGTCAAGGTGCTTGAAAAAGGCATGCCAGAGGATGTTTATCTCAATGTAAACATTCCAAACCTTCCAAAGGAAGAGATAAAGGGCTTTATGGTGACACGCCAAGGAAGAAGGGCTTACAAGGAAAAGGTTCTAAAGCTTTTGGACCCCTCTGGAAGACCACTATATTGGATAACAGCTGAAGAGTTTGGATGGCACCTTGAGGAGGGCACAGACTACTGGGCTGTATACCATGGTTATGTGTCAATTACTCCACTCCAGCTTGACCTCACAAACTACAAATATCTTGAGAGCTTAAAAGAGGTCTTTAAGCCTTGA
- a CDS encoding ATP-binding protein, with protein sequence MECPKCKGTGFIDKGGVVELCSCRYEGVNLQKYLNIPPRFINAEFENYMPISPSQKTALEICLHYAHSFDPKEGKGLTLVGPPSMGKTHLAVATLKNIYRLKRVRGFFFDTKDLFYRLQSYAGSDKMNKLMNFLINVPLLVLDDLGSERLSDWRVEVLSYIISTRYNYLKSTIITTNYPLLKREEEGQSLEERLSPAIVSKIYQMNDLINISSLAK encoded by the coding sequence ATGGAGTGTCCCAAATGTAAAGGCACAGGCTTTATAGATAAGGGAGGTGTGGTAGAGCTTTGTTCTTGCAGGTATGAGGGTGTAAACCTTCAAAAGTATTTGAACATCCCACCAAGGTTTATAAACGCAGAGTTTGAAAACTACATGCCCATATCTCCTTCCCAAAAGACAGCCCTTGAGATATGCCTTCATTATGCGCACAGCTTTGACCCAAAGGAAGGAAAAGGACTAACCCTTGTGGGACCACCTTCCATGGGAAAAACCCACCTTGCGGTAGCTACCCTAAAAAACATCTATAGGTTAAAAAGGGTCAGGGGCTTTTTCTTTGACACAAAGGACCTCTTTTATAGGCTTCAAAGCTACGCAGGGTCGGACAAAATGAACAAGCTTATGAACTTTTTGATAAACGTGCCTCTTTTGGTCCTTGATGACCTTGGCAGTGAAAGGCTCTCCGACTGGAGGGTGGAGGTACTCTCTTACATAATCAGCACAAGGTATAACTACCTTAAAAGCACCATAATAACCACCAACTACCCCTTGTTAAAAAGGGAAGAGGAAGGCCAATCCCTTGAAGAGAGGCTTTCACCGGCAATAGTTAGCAAGATATACCAGATGAACGACCTAATAAACATAAGCTCTCTGGCTAAATAA
- a CDS encoding DUF554 domain-containing protein codes for MFPTFGTLVNASLVVAGSFIGLRFSHLLPQSLRTSIMWGIGLFTLLLGIRLISENKPEMLKVFFLLVVGSSLGTLFRLEERIEGISKGSSGFTRGFISASLLFTVGPMTLVGCILEGTKGDSTLILSKAFMDGFSSIILSSSLGRGVIFSAIYVLLFQGSITLLAYFYGDFLKGQALSNTLFIGGGLMVLTSLKIFGLLENLKLLNLMPSLVIALFI; via the coding sequence ATGTTTCCCACCTTTGGAACCTTGGTGAACGCAAGCTTGGTAGTGGCTGGAAGCTTTATAGGCCTTAGGTTTTCTCATCTTTTGCCACAAAGCCTTAGAACTTCCATCATGTGGGGCATTGGCCTCTTTACCTTACTCCTTGGAATAAGGCTTATCTCAGAGAACAAGCCAGAGATGCTTAAGGTTTTCTTCCTTTTGGTAGTTGGGTCCTCTCTTGGCACCCTTTTTAGGCTGGAAGAGAGAATTGAAGGCATATCAAAAGGCTCTTCTGGCTTTACAAGGGGCTTTATATCCGCCTCTTTGCTTTTTACGGTTGGTCCTATGACCCTTGTAGGCTGTATCCTTGAAGGGACAAAGGGTGATAGCACTCTTATCCTCTCAAAGGCCTTTATGGATGGCTTTTCTTCCATAATCCTTTCCTCTTCACTTGGAAGGGGTGTTATCTTTTCCGCTATTTATGTGCTTTTATTTCAAGGTTCTATCACCCTTTTGGCCTACTTTTACGGTGATTTTCTAAAAGGTCAAGCCCTTTCCAACACCCTCTTTATAGGTGGTGGCCTTATGGTGCTTACATCACTTAAAATATTTGGCCTTTTGGAAAACCTTAAGCTATTAAATTTGATGCCTTCCCTTGTGATTGCCCTTTTTATTTAG
- a CDS encoding glycosyltransferase, whose protein sequence is MRIAFLKQGEDLGINRHMLGLVDYLRELGAEVKELDLSQGDLQDRVQELLDFSPYFTLDVNGSCVIFGEREGQRIPVFDAFGFVHVSLLADEPLFHFPILLDLKNANNLLLVISDLKYADSLRLLGHERGTLYMTPFIDPKQMPSIPEEKDIEAIFLGPAIDPQILAQQMLQNLREDFIPYFFEVGEFLFRNPEAHILYASEYILSMFNPGFQEEFNRWRQENFQDYLKLLNDISFYATARKRWYILSFLEGINLKILGAFEGELKEGHEHISTNGWSEALELIGRSHITILSYPHTVPTGVGFVPLEVAFMGSAPMVDFRATLGGFFTPEEEVITYLPLDRADIEEKVVYYLENLQEAREIGQRAREKVLQSYTPKDRAEFLYKTFQDILAQAQSQQDSQS, encoded by the coding sequence ATGAGGATAGCCTTCTTGAAGCAAGGAGAAGACCTTGGAATAAACAGACATATGCTCGGTTTAGTAGATTACCTTAGGGAGTTGGGAGCTGAGGTAAAAGAATTGGACCTAAGCCAAGGCGATCTGCAAGACAGGGTGCAAGAGCTTTTGGACTTTTCACCCTACTTTACCCTTGATGTAAACGGTAGCTGTGTTATCTTTGGAGAAAGAGAGGGTCAAAGAATTCCCGTCTTTGATGCCTTTGGTTTTGTCCATGTTAGCCTCCTTGCAGATGAGCCTCTTTTCCATTTCCCTATCCTTTTGGACCTAAAAAATGCCAATAACCTCCTTTTAGTTATATCGGACCTAAAATATGCAGACAGTTTAAGGCTTCTTGGGCATGAAAGAGGTACGCTATATATGACGCCCTTTATAGACCCAAAGCAGATGCCAAGCATTCCAGAGGAAAAGGACATAGAGGCCATCTTCCTTGGCCCAGCCATTGACCCCCAAATCTTGGCACAGCAGATGCTACAGAATCTAAGAGAGGACTTTATCCCCTATTTCTTTGAAGTGGGTGAGTTCCTCTTTAGAAACCCAGAGGCCCATATACTTTATGCAAGCGAGTATATTCTTTCCATGTTTAACCCAGGCTTCCAAGAGGAGTTCAACCGATGGAGACAAGAAAACTTCCAAGATTACCTTAAGCTTTTGAACGATATTAGCTTTTATGCCACCGCAAGGAAAAGGTGGTATATTCTTAGCTTCCTTGAAGGGATAAACCTTAAGATATTGGGCGCCTTTGAGGGTGAATTGAAAGAGGGCCATGAGCATATAAGCACGAACGGCTGGAGTGAAGCCTTAGAATTGATAGGCAGGTCCCATATAACCATACTTAGCTATCCTCATACAGTTCCTACTGGTGTAGGCTTTGTTCCTTTAGAGGTGGCATTTATGGGTAGCGCACCCATGGTGGACTTTAGGGCAACCCTTGGAGGTTTCTTCACACCAGAGGAAGAGGTAATAACCTACTTGCCTCTTGACAGAGCGGACATAGAAGAGAAGGTGGTATATTACTTGGAAAACCTTCAGGAAGCAAGGGAAATAGGACAGAGGGCAAGGGAGAAAGTGCTTCAAAGCTATACACCCAAGGATAGGGCAGAGTTTCTATACAAAACTTTCCAAGATATATTGGCCCAAGCACAGTCTCAACAAGATAGCCAAAGTTGA
- a CDS encoding TolC family protein has product MIAIILLALWSAVLFAKELSLQEAIDLALKNSPIIKASQRDVKAQELELKAARGALFPRIKLEETYTRTDVPAYAFMSKLNQERITLQDLDPSKLNNPSSINNFETKLSLEVPIWLGGKIQSAKRMAEYEYKAVSLEASRKEEEVIRQVYHTYADVALAKEAVEVSKQAVEDAKEHLRLAEQMHKVGMGLLSDVLRAQVYLSKAQENLEKAERNYSVAKRGLEVVIGLRLGDFEVEGLKVCPQVNVEGLKEKALQRRDIKAMEERLRTLQEAYRFTLSDNLPHIYAFGQYFLNSKDHPFGSDGKGYMVGIGFSWAFDTGLTTLRKAQANLERRYGLEERIRLMKDMALLDVEKAYAEYKNALDMLRSAEDRIKASKEVLRVIELRYKNGLARMVDILDAQTELDKARLERIQAINACHKAYADLLFGAGLTEEVKR; this is encoded by the coding sequence ATGATCGCTATAATCTTATTGGCCTTATGGTCTGCTGTGTTGTTTGCCAAGGAGCTTAGCCTACAAGAGGCCATAGACCTTGCCCTCAAAAACAGTCCAATAATAAAGGCTTCCCAAAGGGATGTGAAGGCTCAAGAGCTTGAGCTAAAGGCTGCCAGAGGCGCCCTTTTCCCAAGGATAAAGCTTGAGGAAACCTACACAAGGACCGATGTGCCAGCCTACGCCTTTATGAGCAAGCTAAACCAAGAGAGGATCACCTTACAAGACCTTGACCCTTCAAAGCTAAACAATCCATCCTCCATAAACAACTTTGAAACAAAGCTAAGCTTGGAAGTGCCTATATGGCTCGGTGGTAAAATCCAGTCCGCCAAAAGGATGGCCGAATACGAGTACAAGGCTGTAAGCCTTGAGGCAAGCAGAAAAGAAGAAGAGGTAATAAGGCAGGTCTATCATACCTATGCGGATGTGGCCTTGGCAAAGGAAGCCGTAGAGGTATCCAAACAAGCTGTGGAGGATGCAAAGGAACACTTGAGGCTTGCCGAGCAGATGCATAAGGTAGGGATGGGGCTTTTGTCCGATGTGCTGAGGGCTCAAGTTTATCTTTCAAAGGCCCAAGAGAACTTAGAAAAGGCTGAGAGAAATTACAGCGTGGCAAAAAGAGGCCTTGAGGTTGTTATAGGCCTCAGGCTTGGAGATTTTGAGGTGGAAGGCCTAAAGGTGTGCCCGCAGGTAAATGTGGAAGGGCTAAAGGAAAAGGCACTCCAAAGAAGGGATATAAAAGCTATGGAAGAGAGATTAAGGACCTTGCAAGAGGCCTATAGGTTTACCCTCTCTGATAACCTTCCACACATATACGCCTTTGGCCAATACTTCCTTAACTCAAAGGACCATCCCTTCGGTTCCGATGGTAAGGGCTACATGGTTGGTATTGGCTTTTCTTGGGCTTTTGACACGGGCCTTACCACTCTTAGGAAGGCTCAAGCAAACCTTGAAAGAAGGTATGGATTGGAAGAGAGGATAAGGCTTATGAAGGACATGGCCTTGCTTGATGTAGAAAAGGCCTATGCAGAGTATAAGAATGCTCTTGATATGCTAAGGTCTGCAGAGGACAGGATTAAGGCAAGCAAGGAAGTTTTAAGAGTTATTGAGTTAAGGTACAAAAACGGCCTTGCCAGAATGGTGGATATTTTGGATGCACAAACAGAATTGGATAAGGCAAGGCTTGAAAGGATACAAGCCATAAACGCATGCCATAAGGCTTATGCAGACCTTCTTTTTGGTGCAGGCTTAACAGAGGAGGTGAAAAGATGA
- a CDS encoding efflux RND transporter periplasmic adaptor subunit yields MKGWIKYVAFAFAMLLVILWLGGFFSHRERAGEVKKETATVGGLTVGSVEKVSEISSPYTGQIVADKRIEVSTRIMGKVKKVFVQEGQMVRPGQVLVEVDAQDIKAQVSAVNEQIAQAEQALKSAMANYEAVSKTFERYSRLLKEGAITQQEFDQIKAQYESAKAQVEQAKAGIRALQNQKQAVASNLNYASLVSPVEGYVAHKQVDVGDLAVPGQPLLVVESPPYLFEVFLPERFVGKIKVGQEYEVYVPSLGKNLRAKVKEVSSALDPATKTFRVKLELEQNKELRSGMYGSLLIPEKVEALLVPESAIVRRFDFTGVWVVKPDNTLELRFVKLGERRGDKVEVLSGLKEGERIVIQGIEKACEGCRVGG; encoded by the coding sequence ATGAAAGGTTGGATAAAGTATGTAGCTTTTGCCTTTGCAATGCTTTTGGTAATTTTGTGGCTTGGTGGCTTTTTCTCCCATAGGGAAAGGGCTGGGGAAGTAAAGAAAGAGACGGCCACCGTGGGAGGTCTAACCGTAGGCTCTGTGGAAAAGGTTTCTGAGATAAGCTCTCCCTACACTGGGCAGATAGTGGCGGACAAGAGGATAGAGGTAAGCACCAGGATAATGGGGAAGGTGAAGAAGGTTTTTGTGCAAGAGGGGCAGATGGTAAGGCCTGGACAGGTTCTTGTGGAAGTGGATGCGCAGGATATAAAGGCGCAAGTTTCTGCGGTAAATGAGCAGATAGCTCAGGCCGAGCAAGCTCTCAAGTCTGCCATGGCAAACTACGAGGCCGTAAGCAAAACCTTTGAAAGGTATTCAAGGCTTTTAAAAGAAGGGGCCATAACACAGCAGGAGTTTGACCAGATAAAGGCCCAGTATGAGTCTGCAAAGGCTCAGGTAGAACAGGCAAAAGCTGGCATAAGGGCCTTACAAAACCAAAAACAAGCGGTGGCAAGCAATTTAAACTATGCAAGCCTTGTATCACCAGTGGAAGGCTATGTGGCACACAAACAGGTGGATGTGGGAGATTTGGCAGTGCCAGGACAGCCCTTGCTTGTGGTAGAGTCCCCACCCTACCTTTTTGAAGTATTCCTACCAGAAAGGTTCGTTGGGAAGATAAAGGTAGGCCAAGAGTATGAGGTGTATGTGCCAAGCCTTGGCAAAAACCTAAGGGCTAAAGTGAAAGAAGTGTCTTCCGCCCTTGACCCAGCCACAAAGACCTTTAGAGTAAAGCTTGAGCTTGAACAAAATAAGGAATTAAGGAGTGGTATGTACGGAAGCCTTCTTATACCAGAAAAGGTAGAAGCCCTTTTGGTGCCAGAATCAGCCATAGTTAGGAGGTTTGACTTTACAGGGGTATGGGTTGTAAAGCCCGACAACACCTTGGAGCTTAGGTTTGTAAAGCTTGGAGAAAGAAGGGGTGATAAGGTGGAAGTTCTGTCTGGTCTTAAGGAAGGAGAAAGGATAGTTATACAGGGCATAGAAAAGGCCTGCGAAGGCTGTAGGGTAGGAGGTTAA